In the genome of Bacteroidales bacterium, one region contains:
- a CDS encoding lysylphosphatidylglycerol synthase domain-containing protein, which translates to MARVNESKSLKALKPRRIIYPMLIGMGVVAFFLYKDFNNDTFSFFQWSGTALLFIIIAFMMMAVRDIAYMWRIRILTDYKLSWRRSFDVIILWEFSSALSPPIIGGVGPAVFFLYKEGINAGKSTAIILVSILLDELFYITMVPILFFSIGYDRIFKVENINVYAFEYGLSYLLLIGYTISFVYSIILCYALFVNPHTIKSLLSWIFLIPGIRKWRMRVRKSVNQMIIASRELKNKNFEYWLKAVASTFASWTGRFWVTNF; encoded by the coding sequence ATGGCAAGAGTTAATGAGAGTAAATCATTGAAGGCATTAAAACCCAGACGCATAATTTATCCTATGCTCATTGGAATGGGAGTTGTCGCTTTTTTTCTATACAAAGACTTTAATAATGATACTTTTTCTTTCTTCCAGTGGTCGGGGACGGCATTGCTGTTTATAATAATTGCATTTATGATGATGGCAGTGAGAGACATTGCTTATATGTGGCGAATACGCATTCTTACCGATTATAAATTATCGTGGCGAAGAAGTTTTGATGTGATTATTTTGTGGGAATTCAGCTCAGCTCTTTCCCCGCCTATTATTGGTGGAGTTGGTCCTGCGGTTTTTTTTCTATATAAAGAAGGAATAAATGCAGGAAAAAGTACGGCTATTATTTTAGTATCAATTCTTCTCGACGAATTGTTTTATATAACAATGGTGCCGATTTTATTTTTCAGCATCGGTTACGACCGCATTTTTAAAGTAGAAAATATTAATGTTTATGCTTTCGAATACGGCTTGTCATATTTGCTGTTAATAGGATACACCATATCTTTTGTTTATTCCATTATACTTTGCTATGCTTTGTTTGTAAATCCTCATACAATAAAATCGTTATTGTCGTGGATTTTTTTAATACCTGGCATAAGAAAATGGAGAATGAGAGTAAGGAAATCTGTGAATCAAATGATAATTGCTTCACGCGAACTAAAAAATAAAAATTTTGAATATTGGCTTAAAGCTGTAGCTTCAACTTTTGCTTCATGGACAGGACGATTCTGGGTAACCAATTTT